One region of Centropristis striata isolate RG_2023a ecotype Rhode Island chromosome 3, C.striata_1.0, whole genome shotgun sequence genomic DNA includes:
- the fam83d gene encoding protein FAM83D, which produces MALSQCLEDSPLRFGLKRTGVEDLNLQEVYNERHRLALEELLSGGLDNFLDFLRKERIPNFLSDDEMQQIRSSAVSPQCVSLQDLTLEQSLSSSLDCSSVTYFPEVSDVEPPLLELGWPAFTAGSYRGVTRAVAHFQPSYGECIYSCKEAARRMIKSAREVIAIVTDSLTDLDIFKDLQDACSQRKVPVYILLDQSCAPAFLKMCRNVGVRLDDLRQMRVRTVTGTTYYMRSGARITGEVHERFMLIDGNRVATGSYRYNWTDGKLNSSNLVELSGQITEKFDEEFRILYAQSLPLNTRGPQSVRNSGIYEHLLIKNTVASSPRLATERYVEPVCLTSTPSRKPLNSAVRPPCEPSTPDLRKTNLVSDSSTIGEDWTEQQGMQEEILAGCTSQRFPADQQAEKEPVTCSTVSCHASTQTSRSVTDSDTQTDLQLKQHPNLITPTSTAPNQASSPSFNSPRQSSPTQAAPDGTLKDCFHKLTKERQHHYSTIRSKLEHMVTALSQRRELADITNMTQGPGAHSRQREHKDCEQEPNPRQLVESAGMGTWPRARCEH; this is translated from the exons ATGGCTCTGTCGCAGTGCCTGGAAGACTCACCTCTGAGGTTTGGTCTAAAACGCACCGGGGTCGAGGACCTGAACCTACAGGAGGTGTACAACGAGAGACACCGACTGGCTTTGGAGGAGCTGTTATCGGGAGGGTTGGACAACTTTCTGGACTTCCTCAGGAAAGAGAGGATCCCCAACTTTCTGTCGGACGATGAGATGCAGCAGATCAGGAGCTCCGCCGTGTCCCCGCAGTGTGTGTCCCTCCAGGACCTGACTCTGGAGCAGTCGCTCAGCAGCTCCCTGGACTGCTCCTCCGTCACCTATTTCCCCGAGGTGTCTGACGTGGAGCCGCCGCTGCTGGAGCTCGGCTGGCCCGCCTTCACCGCCGGCTCCTACCGGGGAGTCACACGGGCCGTGGCGCACTTCCAGCCCAGCTACGGCGAGTGCATATATAGCTGCAAGGAGGCTGCGAGGCGTATGATTAAAAGTGCCAGAGAG GTGATTGCCATAGTTACAGACTCCCTGACAGACCTGGATATCTTTAAGGATCTTCAGGATGCTTGCTCCCAACGCAAAGTCCCTGTCTACATCCTGCTGGACCAATCATGTGCTCCTGCTTTCCTCAAGATGTGCAGAAATGTTGGCGTTCGCCTGGATGACCTTCGG CAAATGAGGGTGCGAACCGTAACAGGTACAACCTATTACATGAGATCAGGGGCGAGGATTACTGGGGAGGTTCATGAGAGGTTCATGCTCATTGATGGAAACAGAGTGGCTACAGGTTCCTACAG GTACAACTGGACTGATGGCAAACTAAACAGCAGCAACCTAGTTGAGCTCTCTGGCCAGATAACAGAGAAATTTGACGAGGAGTTCCGCATCCTGTACGCCCAGTCTCTACCTTTAAACACCCGAGGACCTCAAAGTGTTCGAAACAGCGGCATCTACGAGCATCTCCTCATCAAAAACACAGTCGCCTCCTCCCCTCGCCTGGCCACAGAGAGGTATGTAGAGCCAGTGTGTCTGACCAGCACACCCAGCCGTAAGCCCCTAAACTCAGCCGTCCGGCCCCCGTGTGAACCCTCTACTCCAGATCTTCGTAAAACCAACCTAGTGTCCGACTCCTCCACCATAGGTGAGGACTGGACGGAGCAGCAGGGCATGCAGGAGGAGATCCTGGCTGGTTGCACCAGTCAGCGTTTCCCTGCAGATCAGCAAGCAGAGAAAGAGCCAGTGACCTGCAGCACCGTCTCCTGCCACGCCTCCACTCAGACCAGCCGGTCGGTGACGGACAGTGACACCCAGACTGACCTCCAGCTCAAACAGCACCCCAACCTCATCACACCAACGAGCACAGCTCCAAACCAggcctcctctccttcttttaACTCTCCCAGGCAGAGCTCGCCCACCCAGGCAGCTCCAGACGGCACCTTAAAGGACTGCTTCCACAAGCTGACCAAAGAGCGCCAGCACCACTACTCCACCATCCGCTCCAAGCTGGAGCACATGGTGACCGCCCTGTCCCAGCGGAGAGAGCTAGCAGACATCACTAACATGACTCAGGGGCCTGGCGCTCACAGCAGGCAGAGGGAACACAAAGACTGTGAGCAGGAACCAAACCCCAGACAGCTTGTTGAAAGTGCGGGCATGGGCACATGGCCAAGAGCCAGATGTGAACACTAG
- the mafbb gene encoding LOW QUALITY PROTEIN: v-maf avian musculoaponeurotic fibrosarcoma oncogene homolog Bb (The sequence of the model RefSeq protein was modified relative to this genomic sequence to represent the inferred CDS: substituted 1 base at 1 genomic stop codon), producing MSAEAHSHLGLQKNPMDFVSDFDLMKFGVKKETMQGMDRSFIGPCSQLQRPDSVSSTPGSTPCNSVPSSPNLNPNEQRNNPGGEPFWIPNNGGYPQQMYPQAFGLTPEDAMEALIGATAQQGHPSVPHGHHQPPFQAEYDGYGHLTEPVQHYPGLPGHPDMQGIPSSHCQDPYLKDDMGSPQSPEEQLVLGAHQQHSRHDRRSNADSDLSDDQLVSMSVRELNRLLRGLGKDEVMRLKQKRRTLKNRGYAQSCRYKRVQQKHVLEHEKTNLVSQVXQLKHELNRLMRERDAYKLKCEKLSGANCYHETGSTSDNPSSPEYLM from the coding sequence ATGTCCGCTGAGGCGCACTCACATTTGGGACTGCAGAAAAACCCCATGGATTTCGTCAGTGACTTCGACTTGATGAAGTTCGGCGTGAAGAAGGAGACGATGCAGGGGATGGACCGCTCCTTCATTGGGCCGTGCAGCCAGCTCCAGAGACCTGACTCCGTCTCCTCCACCCCCGGCAGCACACCTTGTAACTCGGTACCCTCGTCACCAAACCTCAACCCCAACGAGCAGAGAAATAACCCCGGGGGCGAGCCGTTCTGGATACCCAACAACGGGGGTTACCCTCAGCAGATGTACCCGCAAGCTTTTGGTTTGACACCCGAGGACGCAATGGAGGCCCTGATCGGCGCCACGGCGCAGCAGGGACACCCCTCCGTGCCCCACGGTCACCATCAGCCACCTTTCCAAGCTGAATACGACGGGTACGGCCACCTCACCGAGCCTGTGCAGCACTACCCGGGGCTCCCGGGTCACCCCGACATGCAAGGCATCCCCAGCAGTCACTGCCAAGACCCCTATCTCAAAGATGACATGGGGTCCCCTCAGTCTCCGGAGGAGCAGCTGGTCCTCGGTGCGCACCAGCAGCACAGCCGCCACGACAGGCGATCCAACGCCGACAGCGACCTCTCAGACGACCAGCTGGTGTCCATGTCCGTCAGGGAGCTCAATCGGCTCCTCAGAGGCCTGGGCAAGGACGAAGTGATGCGTCTGAAGCAGAAGCGCCGGACCCTGAAAAACAGAGGTTACGCACAGTCCTGCCGCTACAAGCGCGTCCAGCAGAAACACGTTTTGGAGCACGAAAAGACCAACCTGGTGTCACAGGTATAGCAGCTGAAACACGAACTGAACAGGCTGATGCGGGAGAGGGATGCATACAAACTTAAATGTGAGAAACTGTCCGGTGCAAACTGTTACCACGAAACTGGCTCCACCAGTGACAACCCTTCCTCACCCGAGTATTTAATGTGA
- the si:dkeyp-97e7.9 gene encoding DEP domain-containing mTOR-interacting protein has product MERTSSVRRKAMSRQHKGEVMIAGEQLRLRLHDGKLIKDRRYHLRTYPNCFVAQELIDWLVSHKEAPDRATAVCLMQHLMDHDIVHHVCDKSPKLKDAKLLYRFRKDDGTFPFNTEVKIFMRGQRLYEHLIGDKDSILQLREEHGVAYQRSFPGCQLIDSSS; this is encoded by the exons ATGGAGCGAACAAGTAGCGTTAGGAGAAAAGCCATGTCCAGACAACATAAAGGAGAAGTGATGATTGCTGGAGAACAACTCAG GTTGAGACTTCACGATGGAAAACTGATCAAGGACCGACGCTACCACCTGCGCACTTATCCTAACTGCTTTGTGGCACAGGAGCTTATAGACTGGCTTGTGAGCCATAAAGAAGCTCCAGATCGAGCAACAGCCGTCTGCCTCATGCAGCACCTCATGGATCATGACATCGTTCACCACG TCTGTGATAAGAGTCCAAAATTGAAGGATGCCAAACTGCTGTATCGTTTCCGCAAGGATGACGGCACATTTCCATTCAATACAGAGGTGAAAATCTTCATGCGAGGACAGCGACTCTATGAACA TCTCATAGGGGACAAGGACTCTATTCTGCAGCTAAGAGAGGAGCATGGCGTTGCATATCAGCGCTCCTTTCCTGGCTGCCAGCTGATTGACTCCTCCTCCTGA
- the zhx3a gene encoding zinc fingers and homeoboxes protein 3 — translation MASKRKSTVPCMIPSKSKHVREEIILGSLPELLPTIPEDSILSISGEESGHFSHSSSKSDSGSEMQKGGTYSCPKCRFESRDLNYFLDHMHNCHLDFRAQPTFYCLNCGVSVVRFEGLALHNANAHPKIMEGLVTASLTVNVRDGVTTVEQSLFTDSGEDYRESGISLTKTPIAKMMKAKGEHKKIVVSHTVEVRKIDTGKDVDPSMLTNVPELQNGALSLSGAPAMPRTTVAQVIKTTVSNQVFHQHTPSLYSPPSSGSNKDLPKVMIPLSSIPTYDAAMDTSSFLKTSFGKFPYPTKAELCYLTVVSEFPEEQIKLWFTAQRLKQGISWSPEEIEEARRKMFNTVFQGGAPQKQPATQRHVNHIVTHHTVTAHQGSKGPNFQMAKVPYDSMKTRPVGIMATQANMSTNPNVTRVSYSTPIAPPKFPSIVRTTQVLTKSTQPTVEPDKSNGLGLDMAGNSGCVSSTSSSRSSSSSSSCSSSSSISSYSSSSNGGETVTRKPVQNSSPINSINSIATCSTNISNNDEHGVADTNGKPNGKSNSLPIGLEGSNTTKSQVIIDNTSKSTVTCNNHDSGTISPQEQANAAKPDDERNNYIHKTNNSSISNEYPSTTCNDSVPNLNHASKSPTESTSTTVITKSSSSILDEGKCNKDFPMKGMSILQQLIKEEDLFAVDRSCPELKMDPIKINFKRLKMNEPDTTSEIVHQDHKSDKADGSQPSFSPPWANKTPQQLHILRQVFSNTHWPSSQQYEDLSVQTGLPKPEVVRWFSDSRYSHKNGQLKWLESYQRPPAEEVKSHGDAKPESPKDSPVAKKKLVEQDMNKHLEGEAGLNSGQRVVWQDSYSPLLSLMGSDGSAERGRAEESVQPGVLQDPWSERAVDHQQPVANQSLIEQQTDANQARDRLRMELLEV, via the coding sequence ATGGCCAGCAAGAGGAAATCCACAGTACCCTGCATGATACCATCCAAATCCAAACATGTGCGTGAGGAAATCATCCTGGGCTCGCTACCAGAACTCCTACCAACAATCCCAGAAGACAGCATACTCAGCATCTCTGGAGAAGAGTCTGGCCATTTCTCTCACAGCTCCTCCAAATCCGATAGTGGCAGCGAGATGCAGAAAGGAGGTACGTACAGCTGTCCAAAGTGCCGTTTCGAGTCCAGAGATCTAAACTACTTTTTGGATCACATGCACAACTGCCACTTAGACTTCAGGGCCCAGCCCACTTTCTACTGCCTGAACTGTGGGGTGTCAGTCGTCCGCTTTGAGGGTCTGGCGCTGCATAACGCTAACGCCCACCCTAAGATAATGGAGGGCTTGGTCACCGCCTCCCTAACTGTCAACGTGAGGGATGGAGTAACAACGGTGGAGCAAAGCCTCTTCACAGACAGCGGAGAAGACTACAGAGAATCTGGGATCTCCCTCACCAAAACACCCATTGCAAAGATGATGAAAGCCAAGGGGGAGCACAAAAAGATTGTGGTTTCCCACACCGTGGAGGTACGGAAGATAGACACTGGAAAGGATGTAGACCCCAGCATGCTGACAAATGTGCCTGAACTCCAAAACGGGGCTCTCAGTCTTTCTGGCGCCCCAGCTATGCCGAGGACCACTGTCGCTCAAGTGATTAAGACGACAGTGTCCAACCAAGTCTTTCACCAGCACACTCCCTCCCTTTACTCCCCCCCTTCCTCTGGTTCCAATAAAGACCTTCCAAAGGTGATGATCCCTCTCAGCAGCATCCCCACCTATGATGCCGCCATGGACACCAGCAGCTTTCTCAAGACATCCTTTGGCAAGTTCCCCTACCCGACCAAAGCCGAACTTTGCTACCTAACAGTGGTCTCAGAGTTCCCCGAAGAGCAGATCAAACTGTGGTTTACTGCCCAAAGGCTCAAGCAGGGCATAAGCTGGTCTCCTGAAGAGATCGAAGAGGCCAGGAGGAAGATGTTCAACACAGTGTTCCAGGGCGGAGCACCTCAAAAGCAACCCGCTACACAACGGCACGTTAATCACATTGTAACCCACCACACTGTCACTGCCCATCAAGGCTCAAAAGGACCAAACTTTCAGATGGCCAAAGTTCCCTACGACAGTATGAAAACCAGGCCTGTCGGAATCATGGCCACACAGGCAAACATGTCAACCAATCCCAATGTCACTAGGGTCTCGTATTCTACTCCAATCGCACCCCCAAAGTTTCCATCCATAGTCAGAACAACACAGGTACTGACCAAGAGTACTCAACCCACTGTGGAGCCTGACAAGAGCAATGGCCTCGGGCTGGACATGGCTGGAAACAGTGGTTGTGTCAGTAGCACCAGCAGCAGTCgaagcagcagtagcagcagtagttgcagtagtagcagcagcatcagcagctaTTCCAGCAGTAGTAATGGTGGTGAGACTGTCACCCGGAAACCGGTGCAAAACAGCAGCCCAATTAACAGCATCAACAGCATCGCCACTTGCTCTACCAACATTAGCAATAATGATGAGCACGGTGTTGCTGACACCAACGGCAAACCAAATGGCAAAAGCAACAGTTTACCAATCGGATTGGAAGGTTCAAACACAACCAAGAGTCAAGTGATCATCGATAACACCAGCAAATCCACCGTCACCTGTAACAATCATGACAGCGGCACCATCAGTCCACAAGAGCAGGCCAACGCCGCAAAGCCTGACGACGAACGCAACAACTACATCCACAAGACCAACAACAGCAGTATTAGCAATGAATATCCCAGTACTACCTGTAATGACAGTGTCCCCAACCTGAACCATGCCAGCAAATCCCCAACTGAAAGCACCAGCACTACTGTCATTACAAAAAGCAGCTCATCTATTTTAGATGAGGGTAAATGCAACAAGGACTTTCCCATGAAAGGCATGTCGATCTTACAGCAACTCATCAAGGAGGAGGACCTGTTTGCTGTGGACAGAAGCTGCCCAGAGCTAAAAATGGACCCCATCAAGATCAACTTCAAGAGGCTGAAGATGAATGAGCcagatacaacatctgagatcGTACATCAAGATCACAAGTCTGACAAAGCCGATGGGTCTCAGCCGTCTTTCTCACCCCCCTGGGCTAACAAGACCCCCCAGCAGCTGCACATCCTCCGACAGGTTTTCTCCAACACCCACTGGCCCAGCAGTCAGCAGTATGAGGACTTAAGTGTCCAGACAGGCCTTCCCAAGCCGGAGGTGGTGCGCTGGTTTAGTGACAGCCGGTACAGCCACAAGAACGGGCAGCTGAAGTGGCTGGAGTCCTATCAACGACCGCCCGCAGAGGAAGTGAAGAGCCACGGAGACGCCAAACCCGAGTCACCGAAGGACTCGCCAGTGGCCAAAAAGAAACTTGTCGAGCAAGACATGAACAAGCACCTTGAAGGAGAAGCAGGACTGAACTCAGGGCAGCGGGTTGTGTGGCAGGATTCATACTCACCGCTGCTGAGTCTGATGGGGTCCGACGGGAGCGCCGAGCGAGGCCGAGCTGAGGAGTCAGTGCAGCCGGGAGTCCTCCAGGATCCCTGGTCAGAGAGAGCGGTGGACCACCAGCAGCCTGTGGCCAATCAGTCACTCATTGAACAACAGACTGATGCTAATCAGGCCAG